Within Microterricola gilva, the genomic segment GCTCGGAACGATCGCCGGTGTGGTGATCGGCTCGGCCATCGCCCAGGCCTTCATTCCAGACTCCGTCGGCGAGAGCGCCTCGGCCGATGGTGCAGACAGCGGGGCGGATGCCGGTGCAGACAGCGGGGCCGACGCCGGCGCATCGGACGGCGGCTTCGGTGATTTCGGCGGAGGTGACTTCGGCGGCGGCGACTTCGGCGGAGGAGACTTCGGCTTCTAGCCCTGGCCGATCACCAGCGACAGGCTCGTGTCGCCGCAGGCGACGACGCGTTCCCCGCCCGGCAGCAGTGCGGCGCGCTCTGCGGACGCGGATGCTCCCGCCGTCGCGGCGAGGGCGGCCGTGAGGCCGTCGCTCCTGAGCAGTGACCCGGTCGCCCGGTGAGCGTCTGTCGATGCCACGATTCTCGCCGAGGCGTTGACGAGCGTCGTCGGCGCGCCGAGCTCGTAGAGCCGGGGGAGCAGCACCGATTCGATGTCGTCGACGTAGAGGTCAGCACCGACGACGCCGATCAGCGATCCGTCTGCGTGCACCGGCGCGGTGAGCGTGAGCGTGTACTCGTCGGTGCACAGGTAGTCGACGTAGGGACCCGTGATGTGCTGGGCGCCCGTC encodes:
- a CDS encoding cache domain-containing protein, giving the protein MTITESPAVSRCVDGISATFDTVFGRVAAWRDAFEQQIGARPSVAELDALVDAIVLPQFAASDNLIIGAGFVAAPGYLSDSEWHISWWLGQLNTFGVDGATPEMRRLLAVEDPESENFRDYTALEWWRVPVQTGAQHITGPYVDYLCTDEYTLTLTAPVHADGSLIGVVGADLYVDDIESVLLPRLYELGAPTTLVNASARIVASTDAHRATGSLLRSDGLTAALAATAGASASAERAALLPGGERVVACGDTSLSLVIGQG